CTCCCGCTCAAAGACGCCTCCGATATGGTCAAGGCGGGGCGCTCGAAGGAGCTGGTGGATGCGGTGTGGGGCGCTCGGCTATGGACCCCCGACGTCCTGAACGACCTCGACGACAGCTTGCTCGAAGCGGCCTGCGAGGAGCAGGAGTGGGGCCTGCCGTGGCCGTGGGTCACGATGACCAAGGCGACCTACGGCATCCAGCGGTCGGCCGTCTATGGCTGGGGCGCTGGCACCGGGTCCGGCAAGACCACGCTGATGAAGCACCTCGCGCTTACGGCCATCCGGCCGGACCTTGGCGAGGACCACTCGGACTTCATGCCAATGCCTGCCCCGCGACCCGTCGCCACGATCCTCTACGAGGAGCCGGCGAAGCGGACGCTGAAGACCCTCGCCGGGATGGCGATGGCCCAACGTATCCACGTGCCCGGCACCGATTACGACAAAGCGCAGGCCCGCGAGATCATGGAAGGTCTCCGGCCGCTGCTGAAATCGGTGTCGCTGAAGGGGGCGCGGAATTGGGAGACGGTAAAGGGCACGGTGCGCTACCTCTGCAATGCGGAGGGCGTCCGGGACTTCATCATCGACCCCATGACGGCCCTGACGGCGACCTCGGATGACGAGCGCCGCGCCCTCGACGGTATCATGGCCGAAATGGCGGACCTCGCCGAAGACCTCGACATCACCATCCACATCGTCTGCCACCTGGCAACGCCGGATGGCACGAGCCACGAGGACGGCGGCCGGGTGCAGGAGAAGCACTTCCGCGGCTCCCGCGCCATCGCCTTCTGGTCACACTACCTCGTGGGGCTGGAGCGCAACAAGCAGGATCGGGACTGCCCGACCACCATCCGGGGTCTGAAGGATCGCCTGACGGGAGACGCCGTAGGCCCCTTCATTGCCCTCGAATACGACAGAGAGACCGGCCTGATGGTCGAGACCGACCTTCCCGATGGGAACGGCGGGACGTTCAAGGATGAAACCGATGACGAAATATGAAACCGGGCCGGTCGATCCGAGCCTGCCGATGGAACTGGATGACGGAACGCCGGTGGAGTTGGTCAAAGAGTGTGGTGACGAGCTGGTCGTGCGATACGCGGCCGGGTTCCGCGCGAAAGACCCCCTGCGCGGGGAGCCGGACAATCCAGATTGGGTTCATATGCCGGATTGGACCTACGAGCGGGCGACAGGCCTTAAGAGCGGGTGTCACGACGCTGCCGCCTTCCACACCCTCCGCAACGTCCGGAAGGGCATTGGTAACGCTGGCGGTCTCCTGCCTTCCCTCCCGGAAGCCGCCGACGCCCGCAACGGCCTGCCGATGGCCGAGGGTCTCCTCGACTACTTCCCCAACGCCCTCGCCGAGGTGAGCCGCCTGTCGTTCGACGCGACACAGCAGCACCACCCCGAAGAGCCCATGCACTGGGACCGCTCGAAGTCGACCGACCACGCCAACAAGATCATGCGCCACCTCGTCGATCGCGGCGGCCGTGACGATAAGGGCCACCGCCACTCCACGATGGTCGCTTGGCGGGCGCTCGCCATGCTCCAGGAGGAACTCGAAAGGGACGAAGGTCTCCCGCCGAGCCGCGCCTCCCGCAACGCACCCACGACAGCCTGAGGATCACACCATGAAGAACCTGTATCTCGCCGCGCAGCGGCTCATCGCCTCCATCCTGATCGCCGTCTTCTCGCGCTTCGACCGCGGGCTCGATGGGCTGCTCGG
This sequence is a window from Alteriqipengyuania flavescens. Protein-coding genes within it:
- a CDS encoding AAA family ATPase encodes the protein MSDESDSEFLHHTSCEACGSSDGNAVYSDGHTYCHVCQAYGAADGEEGHAPKSRKSAEGLIRGTAEAIPSRKLDNRVCEKFGYQVGEFRGQKCHIAPYYDAVGKAVAQKIRLPGKDFTVLGDLKKALPFFGQQLCRDGGKMIVLTEGEIDAMSVTQAMGLSWPAVSVPNGASGAKKAVSAGLSWLEKFDKVVFLFDEDAPGREAVEECVPLLSPGKAYIGSLPLKDASDMVKAGRSKELVDAVWGARLWTPDVLNDLDDSLLEAACEEQEWGLPWPWVTMTKATYGIQRSAVYGWGAGTGSGKTTLMKHLALTAIRPDLGEDHSDFMPMPAPRPVATILYEEPAKRTLKTLAGMAMAQRIHVPGTDYDKAQAREIMEGLRPLLKSVSLKGARNWETVKGTVRYLCNAEGVRDFIIDPMTALTATSDDERRALDGIMAEMADLAEDLDITIHIVCHLATPDGTSHEDGGRVQEKHFRGSRAIAFWSHYLVGLERNKQDRDCPTTIRGLKDRLTGDAVGPFIALEYDRETGLMVETDLPDGNGGTFKDETDDEI
- a CDS encoding dATP/dGTP diphosphohydrolase domain-containing protein, which gives rise to MTKYETGPVDPSLPMELDDGTPVELVKECGDELVVRYAAGFRAKDPLRGEPDNPDWVHMPDWTYERATGLKSGCHDAAAFHTLRNVRKGIGNAGGLLPSLPEAADARNGLPMAEGLLDYFPNALAEVSRLSFDATQQHHPEEPMHWDRSKSTDHANKIMRHLVDRGGRDDKGHRHSTMVAWRALAMLQEELERDEGLPPSRASRNAPTTA